A genomic stretch from Haloferax sp. Atlit-12N includes:
- a CDS encoding NifU family protein: MSTETQDGEDDLKERVVNFLRRNFPQIQMHGGSAAIRDLNRETGEVTVLLGGACSGCGISPMTIQAIKTRMVKEIPEINEVHADTGMGGDDGMGGDSRGGSPSFPGDTSDDTTDIEDDQGPQAPF; this comes from the coding sequence ATGAGCACGGAGACGCAGGACGGCGAGGACGACCTCAAAGAGCGTGTCGTGAACTTCCTCCGTCGGAACTTCCCGCAGATCCAGATGCACGGCGGCAGCGCGGCCATCCGCGACCTCAACCGCGAGACCGGCGAGGTCACCGTTCTCCTCGGTGGCGCTTGCTCCGGGTGCGGTATCTCCCCGATGACCATCCAGGCCATCAAGACCCGCATGGTCAAGGAGATTCCCGAGATCAACGAAGTCCACGCCGACACCGGCATGGGCGGCGACGACGGGATGGGCGGCGACAGCCGCGGCGGCAGTCCGTCGTTCCCCGGCGACACCAGCGACGACACGACCGACATCGAAGACGACCAGGGCCCGCAGGCCCCGTTCTAA
- a CDS encoding sulfatase: MTAESPENVLFVVMDTVRKDHLTPYGYDRPTTPGLDRFADEATVFEQAVAPAPWTLPVHASLFTGMYPSQHGADQENPYLEGATTLAETLSAAGYDTACYSSNAWITPYTHLTDGFAEQDNFFEVMPGEFLSGPLAKAWKTMNDSDALRTLADKLVSLGNTAHEYLAGGEGADSKTPAVIDQTIDFVDDSEEFFAFVNLMDAHLPYHPPEEYKERFAPGVDSTEVCQNSKEYNAGAYEIGDDEWEDIRGLYDAEIAHIDDQLTRLFDHLKETGRWDDTMVVVCADHGELHGEHGLYGHEFCLYDPLINVPLMVKHPDLGADRRDDQVELVDLYHTVLDSLGVEGGEPASPGDDAVALDRTRSLLSADYREFARAANDDPGQRRNGEYAFVEYSRPVVELKQLEEKAASAGIELPEDSRFYSRMRAARRVDAKYVRIDRVPDEAYRIDADPDETENVADSDDEAVAETEAALAEFEDAIGGAWTDALDTDVSDDSVDQMDDETQDRLRDLGYLE, encoded by the coding sequence ATGACTGCCGAGTCGCCCGAGAACGTCCTCTTCGTCGTCATGGACACGGTCCGGAAGGACCACCTCACGCCGTACGGCTACGACCGCCCGACGACGCCGGGGCTCGACCGATTCGCCGACGAGGCGACCGTCTTCGAGCAGGCCGTCGCGCCCGCGCCGTGGACGCTCCCGGTCCACGCCTCGCTTTTCACCGGGATGTACCCGAGCCAACACGGGGCCGACCAGGAGAACCCCTACCTCGAAGGCGCGACGACCCTCGCCGAGACGCTCTCGGCGGCCGGCTACGACACCGCCTGTTACTCCTCGAATGCGTGGATAACGCCCTACACGCACCTGACCGACGGCTTCGCCGAGCAGGACAACTTCTTCGAGGTCATGCCCGGCGAGTTCCTGTCTGGCCCGCTGGCGAAGGCGTGGAAGACGATGAACGACAGCGACGCGCTCCGGACGCTCGCGGATAAGCTCGTCAGCCTCGGCAACACCGCCCACGAGTATCTCGCCGGCGGCGAGGGCGCGGACTCGAAGACACCCGCGGTTATCGACCAGACCATCGACTTCGTCGACGACTCCGAGGAGTTCTTCGCGTTCGTCAACCTCATGGACGCGCACCTGCCGTACCACCCGCCCGAGGAGTACAAAGAGCGCTTCGCGCCCGGCGTCGATTCGACCGAGGTCTGCCAGAACTCCAAGGAGTACAACGCCGGAGCCTACGAGATTGGCGACGACGAGTGGGAGGACATCCGCGGGCTCTACGACGCCGAAATCGCCCACATCGACGACCAACTCACCCGGCTGTTCGACCACCTGAAAGAGACCGGCCGCTGGGACGACACCATGGTCGTCGTCTGCGCCGACCACGGCGAACTCCACGGCGAACACGGCCTCTACGGCCACGAGTTCTGCCTGTACGACCCGCTCATCAACGTCCCACTCATGGTCAAACACCCCGACCTCGGCGCGGACCGCCGCGACGACCAGGTCGAACTGGTCGACCTCTACCACACGGTCCTCGACTCGCTCGGCGTCGAGGGCGGCGAGCCCGCGAGCCCCGGCGACGACGCGGTCGCCCTCGACCGCACGCGCTCGCTCCTGTCGGCCGACTACCGGGAGTTCGCGCGCGCGGCGAACGACGACCCCGGTCAGCGCCGAAACGGCGAGTACGCCTTCGTCGAGTACTCTCGTCCGGTGGTCGAACTCAAGCAGTTGGAGGAGAAGGCCGCGAGCGCCGGCATCGAACTCCCCGAGGACTCGCGGTTCTACTCCCGGATGCGGGCGGCGCGACGGGTCGACGCCAAGTACGTCCGAATCGACCGCGTCCCTGACGAGGCCTACCGCATCGACGCCGACCCCGACGAGACCGAGAACGTCGCCGACTCAGACGATGAGGCGGTCGCCGAGACGGAGGCCGCCCTCGCGGAGTTCGAAGACGCCATCGGCGGCGCGTGGACCGACGCGCTCGACACCGACGTGTCGGACGACTCCGTAGACCAGATGGACGACGAGACACAGGACCGACTGCGCGACCTCGGCTACCTCGAATAG
- a CDS encoding ketopantoate reductase family protein, which yields MRILVFGAGSLGTLVGGLLASVHDVTLVARDPHAARVSAAGLDIVGAESAHVSPAATTTETGHSADLALVTVKSFDTAAAADALADCDVGAVLSLQNGLTEETLVSRLDAPVLAGTATYGARLVEPGRVECTGVGRVVLGALDGGPDALAERVGKAFRDAGLNTLVATDMPRRRWEKLAVNAGINAVTALSRVENGALAGDDAGELAHRAARETARVARLERVSLPNRVAREAVGRVVEKTAANRSSMLQDVAAEKRTEVDAINGAVVDIAAEHGFEVPTNRTLAALLRAWERGAGIR from the coding sequence ATGCGAATTCTCGTCTTCGGCGCGGGCAGTCTGGGCACGCTCGTCGGCGGCCTCCTCGCGTCGGTCCACGACGTGACGCTCGTCGCCCGCGACCCGCACGCGGCGCGGGTGTCGGCGGCCGGGCTCGATATCGTCGGTGCCGAGTCGGCACACGTCTCACCGGCCGCGACGACGACCGAGACGGGCCACTCGGCGGACCTCGCACTCGTTACCGTCAAATCGTTCGACACCGCAGCGGCGGCCGACGCGCTCGCCGACTGCGACGTGGGCGCGGTGCTGTCGCTTCAAAATGGGCTCACCGAGGAGACGCTCGTTTCTCGCCTCGATGCGCCGGTTCTCGCGGGGACGGCGACCTACGGGGCGCGGCTCGTCGAACCGGGTCGCGTCGAGTGTACCGGCGTCGGTCGGGTCGTCTTGGGAGCGCTCGACGGCGGGCCTGATGCACTCGCGGAGCGCGTCGGCAAGGCGTTCCGAGACGCGGGGCTCAACACGCTCGTCGCCACCGACATGCCGAGGCGGCGCTGGGAGAAACTCGCGGTCAACGCCGGAATCAACGCGGTCACCGCGCTCTCACGGGTCGAAAACGGCGCGCTCGCGGGCGACGACGCCGGTGAACTCGCACACCGGGCGGCCCGCGAGACGGCCCGAGTCGCCCGATTAGAGCGCGTGTCGCTCCCGAATCGCGTCGCCCGCGAGGCGGTCGGCCGGGTGGTCGAAAAGACCGCCGCGAACCGCTCGTCGATGTTGCAGGACGTCGCGGCCGAAAAGCGGACCGAGGTCGACGCTATCAACGGCGCGGTGGTCGATATCGCCGCCGAACACGGCTTCGAGGTGCCGACGAACCGGACGCTCGCGGCGCTCCTTCGGGCGTGGGAGCGAGGAGCAGGGATACGCTAA
- a CDS encoding rubredoxin-like domain-containing protein yields the protein MADETQPTVGMTVYAEDGTKLGSIRGFDDDGFFVTTRDGLAGMSVEHERAGHEFGEAELMWRCSDCGEMGDLDGLPDTCPNCGAEREKLYYWTED from the coding sequence ATGGCTGACGAGACACAGCCGACGGTGGGAATGACGGTGTACGCGGAGGACGGAACCAAACTCGGGAGCATCCGCGGTTTCGACGACGACGGCTTCTTCGTGACGACTCGCGACGGACTCGCCGGGATGTCCGTCGAACACGAGCGCGCCGGCCACGAGTTCGGCGAGGCCGAGTTGATGTGGCGGTGCAGCGACTGTGGCGAGATGGGTGACCTCGACGGGCTCCCCGACACGTGCCCGAACTGCGGTGCCGAGCGCGAGAAACTCTACTACTGGACCGAGGACTGA
- a CDS encoding DNA polymerase II large subunit: MREEDSRYFRRIEARLDEAFDLAEAAKATGYDPKTEVEIPVAKDMADRVENILGIDGVAERVRELEGEMSREEAALELVTDFVDGNVGDYDSREGKVEGAVRTAVALLTEGVVAAPIEGIDRVEILENDDGTEFVNVYYAGPIRSAGGTAQALSVLVADYARSLLDIDEYKARTDEVERYVEEINLYDKETGLQYSPKDKESRFIAQNMPIMLDGEATGDEEVSGYRDLERVDTNSARGGMCLVMAEGIALKAPKIQRYTRQLDEVDWPWLQDLIDGTIGKDDGKAAKADDAGDDGDEADDAEGDPDADAGDAEGDAPDGPTRVEPATKFLRDLIAGRPVFGHPSAPGGFRLRYGRARNHGFATAGVHPATMHIVDDFIATGTQIKTERPGKAGGVVPVDSIEGPTVRLANGDVRRIDDPEEAEELQNGVEKILDLGEYLVNFGEFVENNHSLAPASYVFEWWIQDFETTEANVQALRDDPAVDLEEPSVEQALSWATEFDAPLHPTYTYLWHDISVERFDTLADVVAAGEVVAAEADGGTAAALEHDNEPERGLQGTLVLDNTPEIREALEHLLVAHRQTDETLRVPVWRPLARSLGLTDDRERTWELDDLSEHAREWDDGDNAVEAVNEVAPFTIRERAPTRIGNRMGRPEKSERRDLSPAVHTLFPIGEAGGSQRDVGDAARHRGESGKRGQISVRLGQRKCPDCGAFGFKSKCPDCGGHTEPHYECDDCGSVIEPDESGRVYCERCEWDVESAEWQDIDLNTEYRDALERVGERESSFQILKGVKGLTSANKTPEPIEKGVLRAKHDVSSFKDGTVRYDMTDLPVTAVRPEELDVTADHFRELGYETDIDGEPLRFDDQLVELKVQDIVLSNGAAQHMMQTADFVDDLLEQFYGVNRFYEIEERDDLIGELVFGMAPHTSAAVVGRVVGFTTAAVGYAHPYFHAAKRRNCFHPETKVWYRDETDQWRYDEVRTLVEKRLDDPETDDFGTLVQELDGDVYVPSLTRDGRETVKPVEAVSKHVAQDHLVRIETRGGRELTLTPDHTVIRADDSGFTRIPAHDLDEGDVLPSPKRVDIDADPAQFDLLDEFLNGESIPAEDLMIRGLGADRIRSLFDEHTESNGYLKPVAELLGRSDSTVYNWVSRDSVPASVFVEVLGDTETVVDALPREISLGVRRDTATVPRVLDIDEAFGTVLGYYAAEGFTRTSPGNCYQTTICIPDELARERILNTVNEALGVDAFEENEWKVTVSSRLVQSLFADVIGCGSRAEDKRIPGSILTGPKPVLRSFLSAYFSGDGSASSDRVEVRAHTVSDDLKRDLVAALKRFGIASKTYSERRTPQTGAVAEFYDGDGVPTFDSWVLKLTSENAVRFAEEVGFHLPRKSEALANALDDTDIRSQRLFSDGGDTWLDEVVSVEYLESDIDHTYSLTVEDTNSLVANDLHVAQCDGDEDCVMLLMDGLLNFSKEYLPDKRGGQMDAPLVMSSRIDPSEIDDEAHNMDIVRQYPREFYEATLRMEDPDDWEDEVTIAEEYLGTDREYTGFDHTHDTTDIAAGPDLSAYKTLGSMMDKMDAQLFLARKLRAVDETDVAERVIEYHFLPDLIGNLRAFSRQETRCLDCGEKYRRMPLSGDCRECGGRVNLTVHQGSVNKYMDTAIQVAEEFDCRDYTKQRLEVLEKSLESVFENDKNKQSGIADFM, from the coding sequence GTGCGCGAGGAGGACTCCCGGTACTTCCGTCGCATCGAAGCCCGCCTCGACGAGGCGTTCGACCTCGCGGAGGCCGCGAAGGCGACGGGGTACGACCCGAAGACCGAAGTCGAGATTCCGGTCGCCAAGGACATGGCCGACCGCGTGGAGAACATCCTCGGCATCGACGGCGTCGCCGAGCGCGTTCGCGAACTCGAAGGCGAGATGTCCCGCGAGGAAGCCGCGCTCGAACTCGTGACCGACTTCGTCGACGGCAACGTCGGGGACTACGACTCCCGCGAGGGCAAAGTCGAGGGCGCGGTCCGCACCGCCGTCGCCCTCCTCACCGAGGGGGTCGTCGCCGCGCCCATCGAGGGCATCGACCGTGTCGAAATCCTCGAAAACGACGACGGCACGGAGTTCGTCAACGTCTACTACGCCGGCCCGATTCGCTCGGCGGGCGGCACCGCACAAGCGCTCTCCGTGCTCGTCGCCGACTACGCCCGGTCGCTTCTCGACATCGACGAGTACAAGGCCCGAACCGACGAGGTCGAGCGCTACGTCGAGGAGATTAATCTCTACGACAAGGAGACCGGTCTTCAGTACTCGCCGAAGGACAAGGAGTCGCGCTTCATCGCCCAGAACATGCCCATCATGCTCGACGGCGAGGCCACGGGCGACGAGGAGGTCTCGGGCTACCGCGACCTCGAACGCGTCGATACCAACTCCGCCCGCGGCGGCATGTGTCTCGTCATGGCCGAGGGTATCGCCCTCAAGGCCCCGAAGATTCAGCGCTACACCCGCCAACTCGACGAGGTCGACTGGCCGTGGCTTCAGGACCTCATCGACGGCACCATCGGCAAAGACGACGGCAAGGCCGCGAAGGCCGACGACGCGGGAGACGACGGCGACGAAGCCGACGACGCCGAGGGTGACCCGGACGCAGACGCCGGCGACGCCGAGGGCGACGCGCCCGACGGACCGACCCGCGTCGAACCCGCGACCAAGTTCCTCCGCGACCTCATCGCGGGCCGCCCGGTGTTCGGCCACCCCTCCGCGCCCGGCGGCTTCCGCCTCCGGTACGGCCGCGCTCGCAACCACGGCTTCGCGACCGCAGGCGTCCACCCCGCGACGATGCACATCGTAGACGACTTCATCGCCACCGGCACGCAAATCAAGACCGAACGCCCCGGGAAGGCCGGTGGCGTCGTCCCCGTCGACTCCATCGAGGGGCCGACGGTCAGACTCGCCAACGGCGACGTGCGCCGCATCGACGACCCCGAGGAGGCCGAGGAACTCCAGAACGGCGTCGAGAAGATTCTCGACCTCGGCGAGTACCTCGTCAACTTCGGCGAGTTCGTCGAGAACAACCACTCGCTCGCGCCCGCCTCGTACGTCTTCGAGTGGTGGATTCAGGACTTCGAGACGACCGAGGCCAACGTGCAGGCGCTCCGCGACGACCCCGCGGTCGACCTCGAAGAGCCGTCGGTCGAACAGGCCCTCTCGTGGGCGACCGAGTTCGACGCCCCGCTCCATCCCACCTACACTTACCTCTGGCACGACATCTCGGTCGAGCGGTTCGACACGCTCGCCGACGTCGTCGCGGCCGGCGAGGTCGTCGCCGCCGAAGCCGACGGCGGCACGGCCGCCGCGCTCGAACACGACAACGAACCCGAGCGCGGACTGCAGGGCACGCTCGTCCTCGACAACACGCCCGAGATTCGGGAGGCGCTCGAACACCTGCTCGTCGCCCACCGACAGACCGACGAGACGCTCCGGGTTCCCGTTTGGCGACCGCTCGCCCGGAGCCTCGGCCTCACTGACGACCGCGAGCGGACGTGGGAACTCGATGACCTCTCCGAGCACGCCCGCGAGTGGGACGACGGCGACAACGCCGTCGAGGCTGTCAACGAGGTCGCACCGTTCACCATCCGCGAGCGCGCACCCACCCGTATCGGCAACCGCATGGGACGCCCGGAGAAGTCCGAGCGCCGCGACCTCTCGCCGGCCGTCCACACGCTGTTTCCCATCGGCGAGGCCGGCGGGAGCCAGCGCGACGTGGGCGACGCCGCCAGACACCGCGGCGAGTCCGGCAAGCGCGGCCAGATTTCGGTCCGCCTCGGCCAGCGTAAGTGCCCCGACTGCGGCGCGTTCGGGTTCAAGTCGAAGTGCCCCGACTGCGGCGGCCACACCGAACCCCACTACGAGTGCGACGACTGCGGGTCCGTCATCGAACCCGACGAGTCCGGCCGCGTCTACTGCGAGCGCTGTGAGTGGGACGTCGAGAGCGCCGAGTGGCAGGACATCGACCTGAACACCGAGTACCGCGACGCCCTCGAACGCGTCGGCGAGCGCGAGTCGTCGTTCCAGATTCTCAAGGGCGTGAAGGGGCTCACCTCGGCGAATAAGACGCCCGAACCAATCGAGAAGGGCGTCCTGCGGGCGAAACACGACGTGTCGTCGTTCAAAGACGGCACCGTCCGCTACGACATGACCGACCTGCCCGTCACCGCGGTCCGCCCCGAGGAACTCGACGTGACCGCCGACCACTTCCGCGAACTCGGCTACGAGACCGACATCGACGGCGAACCCCTCCGGTTCGACGACCAACTGGTCGAACTCAAAGTACAGGACATCGTCCTCTCGAACGGCGCGGCGCAGCACATGATGCAGACCGCCGACTTCGTCGACGACCTCCTCGAACAGTTCTACGGCGTCAACCGCTTCTACGAAATCGAAGAGCGGGACGACCTCATCGGCGAACTCGTCTTCGGGATGGCTCCCCACACCTCCGCCGCGGTCGTCGGCAGAGTTGTCGGATTCACGACCGCCGCGGTCGGATACGCCCATCCGTACTTTCACGCCGCGAAACGTCGGAACTGCTTCCATCCGGAGACGAAGGTCTGGTACCGAGACGAGACCGACCAGTGGCGATACGACGAGGTTCGAACGCTCGTCGAGAAGCGGCTCGATGACCCGGAGACCGACGACTTCGGGACGCTCGTTCAGGAGCTGGACGGAGACGTGTACGTTCCGTCTCTAACTAGAGACGGCCGAGAGACGGTCAAACCGGTCGAAGCAGTCTCTAAGCATGTCGCACAGGACCACCTCGTCCGCATCGAGACCCGTGGCGGGAGAGAACTAACGCTCACCCCGGACCACACGGTGATTCGAGCCGACGACAGCGGATTCACGCGGATTCCCGCGCACGACCTTGACGAAGGCGACGTGCTTCCGTCGCCCAAGCGCGTCGACATCGACGCGGACCCGGCCCAGTTCGACTTGCTCGATGAGTTCCTGAACGGCGAGTCGATACCGGCCGAAGACCTGATGATTCGGGGGCTCGGTGCGGACCGAATCCGGTCGCTATTCGACGAGCATACGGAATCGAACGGCTACCTAAAACCGGTCGCTGAACTGCTCGGACGGAGCGATTCGACGGTTTACAACTGGGTCTCTCGCGACAGCGTTCCGGCATCGGTGTTCGTGGAGGTTCTCGGAGACACCGAAACGGTCGTCGACGCGCTTCCGCGTGAGATATCTCTCGGCGTTCGTCGCGATACCGCGACCGTTCCGAGAGTGCTCGATATCGACGAGGCGTTCGGAACTGTACTGGGATACTACGCCGCAGAAGGATTCACGAGAACGTCGCCTGGAAACTGCTACCAGACGACTATCTGTATTCCGGACGAACTCGCCCGCGAACGCATCCTCAATACAGTTAACGAAGCTCTCGGCGTCGACGCGTTCGAGGAAAACGAGTGGAAAGTCACGGTTTCGAGCCGACTCGTGCAGTCGCTGTTTGCGGACGTCATCGGATGCGGGTCGCGCGCCGAGGACAAACGCATCCCGGGCTCGATACTCACCGGTCCCAAGCCAGTTCTTCGGTCCTTCCTGTCGGCGTACTTCTCCGGCGACGGAAGCGCGTCTTCGGACCGTGTGGAAGTTCGCGCACACACCGTGAGCGACGACCTCAAACGCGACCTCGTTGCCGCGCTCAAACGCTTCGGCATCGCCTCGAAGACCTATTCTGAGCGCCGAACACCACAAACAGGTGCGGTGGCGGAGTTCTACGACGGAGACGGGGTCCCGACGTTCGACTCGTGGGTCCTCAAACTCACGTCGGAGAACGCGGTTCGATTCGCCGAGGAAGTCGGTTTCCACCTCCCTCGAAAGAGCGAGGCGCTGGCGAACGCTCTCGACGACACGGACATCCGAAGCCAGCGTCTCTTCTCGGACGGCGGGGACACGTGGCTCGACGAAGTCGTCTCGGTCGAATACCTCGAAAGCGATATCGACCACACTTACTCGTTGACCGTCGAAGACACCAACTCGCTGGTCGCCAACGACCTCCACGTCGCACAGTGCGACGGTGACGAAGACTGTGTCATGCTCCTCATGGACGGTCTTCTCAACTTCTCGAAAGAATACCTCCCCGACAAGCGCGGCGGGCAGATGGACGCGCCGCTCGTCATGTCCTCGCGCATCGACCCCTCGGAAATCGACGACGAGGCGCACAACATGGACATCGTGCGGCAGTACCCCCGCGAGTTCTACGAGGCGACCCTCCGGATGGAAGACCCCGACGACTGGGAAGACGAGGTCACCATCGCCGAGGAGTACCTCGGAACCGACCGCGAGTACACCGGGTTCGACCACACCCACGACACCACAGATATCGCCGCCGGACCCGACCTCTCTGCGTACAAGACCCTCGGGTCGATGATGGACAAGATGGACGCCCAGTTGTTCCTCGCGCGGAAACTCCGGGCGGTCGACGAGACTGACGTGGCCGAGCGCGTCATCGAGTACCACTTCCTGCCGGACCTCATCGGGAACCTCCGCGCCTTCTCGCGACAGGAGACGCGGTGTCTCGACTGCGGCGAGAAGTACCGACGGATGCCGCTTTCGGGCGACTGCCGCGAGTGCGGCGGCCGGGTGAACCTCACGGTTCACCAGGGCTCCGTGAACAAGTACATGGACACCGCGATTCAGGTGGCAGAGGAGTTCGACTGCCGCGACTACACGAAACAGCGCCTCGAAGTGCTCGAAAAGAGCCTCGAATCAGTCTTCGAGAACGACAAGAACAAACAGTCGGGCATCGCGGACTTCATGTAG
- a CDS encoding PPC domain-containing DNA-binding protein yields the protein MNARAVTVSEEYLARLEHGADWREEIEEFCARKDIESAWFNAMGAVQDAELWFYDQTDQEYQSVTFDEPLEVAACVGNVALLDGEPFAHTHAILSRRSGQSLAGHLDSATVFAGEVNLRAFEEPLERDHDAVTDLDLWL from the coding sequence ATGAACGCTCGAGCGGTGACGGTGAGCGAGGAGTACCTCGCCCGCCTCGAACACGGTGCGGACTGGCGCGAGGAGATCGAGGAGTTCTGCGCGCGCAAGGACATCGAGTCCGCGTGGTTCAACGCCATGGGTGCCGTCCAGGACGCCGAACTCTGGTTCTACGACCAGACGGACCAGGAGTACCAGTCCGTGACGTTCGACGAGCCGCTCGAAGTCGCCGCCTGCGTGGGTAACGTCGCGCTCCTCGACGGCGAACCCTTCGCACACACGCACGCAATCCTTTCTCGGCGTAGTGGGCAGTCGCTCGCCGGACACCTCGACTCTGCGACCGTCTTCGCCGGCGAAGTGAACCTCCGCGCCTTCGAGGAACCGCTCGAACGCGACCACGACGCGGTGACCGACCTCGACCTCTGGTTGTAA